The DNA sequence CCTCCAGAGCAGTGGGATGAGGAAGCGCGACCAGGAAGAAAAGAAGGGCACGTACCCCCGTCCAATTCTTGCATCTTAACTCTTACAGGTAGGACAGATAATTTTACAATTGTTTATTCATTGAAATTATGAGtaaaaaatatgaattgattgaaTTTAAGCGTACTCAAAACCTTTATTAAGGTTTATAATATTTCACAAGCAGAAACCATACATGAAAATTGAAACAGAGACACTGAAGTACAAGAACAAAAAGCAGATGCGAACACCACAACAAACCATGATTATTTAACATACGTACGACATTAACCCTTAAAGTAGCCGAGGTTATACGAATTTAGTTTAGCCGGAGATGTCAATGGTCTTGACATCAGGCTTCTTCACCTCTTTCGGCACAGTTACAGTCAGCACCCCGTTCTCCATCGCCGCCTTCACCTGATCAACCTTCGCGTTCTCCGGCAGCCTGAACCTCCTCATAAATTTGCCGCTGCTCCTCTCCACCCTGTGCCACCTGTCGTTCTTCTCCTCCTGCTCCCGGCTCCTCTCCCCGCTGATCTGCAGCACCCTCCCGTCCTCCACCTCCACTTTCACCTCTTCCTTTTTGATCCCCGGCAGGTCCGCCTTGAAGATGTGAGCCTCCGGGGTCTCCTTCCAGTCGATGCGGGTGTTGGCGATGGCGGTGGTTTCACGGGCGGAGGAGGGGACGTTGGCCAGAGCGCCAAAGCCCTCGAATGGGTCCCAGATGTCCATAGAGAAGGGGTCGAAGACGTTGTTTCGACGTCCGCCAAAGAGACTTAGAGCCATTAGATGCTGGATTAGAGTTGGGTTTTTGCTGGTTGTGAATTCTAAGGATTTGAGTGAGAGATTTTAGCTTAGGTTGCTTTGGATTATTCTATCTGATTGAGTAGGCAGCCGAGTGACTTTTATATATACAAGACGGCACAGAAGGTTTCTCTGATTACTCCAGAAAGTTCTGCAGCTATCCAGAATGagataaaacaaaattaaaaaaaaaaagaaaaaagaaaaaaccagaGAGTTCCATTAGCTTCCACGAAGTTCTTGAAAGTGCCTTTTTTTTGGGCTAGTTCCTTTTCGGCCCAAAACATAATTGGTATTTATAAAAGACTCCAAATTGGTATTATAAAATTACGTACCTTGTTAATTAagaagttataaaaaaaaaaaaaaaattgttattagcactttaaaaattttattatgcacttctcataagtgtatttttctttctaattatagaacgTTTGGAatgtcaaatgagatttttgaagtactaataacaattcaaaaaaaaaaaaaaaaaaatactaaactcAATTACGTTGTCaaactaatttttaaataaacgatattatttacactaagatgGTAGAAAAGTGGGTTAAATCTCACAATAgattaacaataatatgattcaaat is a window from the Pyrus communis chromosome 16, drPyrComm1.1, whole genome shotgun sequence genome containing:
- the LOC137720151 gene encoding 18.2 kDa class I heat shock protein-like, which produces MALSLFGGRRNNVFDPFSMDIWDPFEGFGALANVPSSARETTAIANTRIDWKETPEAHIFKADLPGIKKEEVKVEVEDGRVLQISGERSREQEEKNDRWHRVERSSGKFMRRFRLPENAKVDQVKAAMENGVLTVTVPKEVKKPDVKTIDISG